From one Nitrospirota bacterium genomic stretch:
- a CDS encoding DUF494 family protein encodes MDELMMNLFSLIADQVRDKQELFDDEGKIMQTLLNGGYDLHDADAALTLMQTLVQKQAENFFSPDQAGCPAGIRTMNSEERRRLTPEAFAFAVKLTHLGILTENQREEILERAMGLSRGRAELDEVKALTAFLLFAGLHDHEDDDPSGHHAIRRTAWN; translated from the coding sequence TTGGACGAACTGATGATGAACCTGTTCTCGCTCATCGCGGACCAGGTACGGGACAAACAGGAACTGTTCGACGATGAAGGCAAGATCATGCAGACGCTCCTGAACGGCGGGTACGACCTGCACGACGCGGACGCGGCTCTGACGCTTATGCAGACGCTGGTACAGAAGCAGGCAGAGAACTTTTTCTCGCCCGATCAGGCTGGCTGTCCTGCGGGCATCCGGACCATGAACAGCGAGGAGCGGCGCCGGTTGACGCCGGAAGCGTTCGCCTTCGCGGTGAAGCTCACCCATCTCGGCATTCTCACGGAAAACCAGCGGGAGGAGATCCTTGAGCGCGCCATGGGCTTGTCACGGGGGCGGGCCGAGCTTGACGAGGTCAAGGCCCTCACCGCATTCCTGCTCTTCGCCGGCCTCCATGACCACGAGGACGATGACCCTTCGGGTCACCATGCAATCAGGCGTACGGCCTGGAACTAA
- the dprA gene encoding DNA-processing protein DprA has protein sequence MHGSIDPALSWIGLSSIPGVGRATFRKLVAHFGSPERALNANRDELSGVDGLPDRVIAAITTTSWRAFAERELELARSSETQIVTADSDSYPAGLKNTADAPLFLYVRGNLQADDGIAIVGTRRPTHYGVRVARGLASELASAGLTVVSGLARGIDTQAHRGALDARGRTIAVLGCGIDVVYPAENRDLLHEIIGSGAVVTENPFGTKPEAGYFPARNRIISGLARGTVIIEAAEDSGSLITAEYTRQQGRKLFAVPGNIGSPSSRGANSLIKQGALLVEGAGDILQELGIRRTNGPRQRPMRPGAELDREESAAYDCITGEPKHIDVIMNESRLSASRLSGTLITLELKGLVKQLPGKYYVREAS, from the coding sequence ATGCATGGAAGCATCGATCCCGCGTTATCCTGGATAGGACTCAGCAGCATTCCGGGCGTCGGACGCGCCACCTTCAGGAAGCTCGTTGCGCATTTCGGATCACCGGAGCGCGCGCTCAATGCGAACCGCGACGAGCTCTCGGGCGTCGACGGCCTGCCGGACAGGGTGATCGCTGCCATTACGACCACCTCCTGGCGCGCATTCGCCGAGCGGGAGCTGGAACTGGCACGGAGCTCGGAAACGCAGATCGTGACCGCGGACAGCGATTCGTACCCGGCGGGCCTGAAAAATACGGCCGATGCCCCCCTTTTTCTGTACGTGCGGGGCAACCTGCAGGCGGACGACGGGATCGCGATCGTAGGCACGCGCAGGCCCACGCACTACGGGGTGCGCGTTGCTCGCGGCCTTGCATCGGAGCTCGCATCGGCCGGCCTCACCGTGGTAAGCGGGCTGGCACGCGGCATTGATACCCAGGCGCACCGCGGAGCGCTGGACGCACGGGGAAGAACGATCGCGGTCCTCGGGTGCGGCATCGATGTTGTCTATCCCGCGGAGAACAGGGACCTCCTGCATGAGATCATCGGGAGCGGGGCGGTCGTTACCGAGAACCCCTTCGGGACGAAGCCGGAGGCGGGCTACTTCCCGGCGCGGAACCGGATCATCAGCGGCCTGGCGCGGGGAACGGTCATCATTGAAGCGGCTGAGGACAGCGGGTCGCTGATCACCGCTGAGTACACGCGCCAGCAGGGGCGCAAACTCTTTGCCGTCCCGGGGAATATCGGGTCGCCGAGCAGCAGGGGCGCGAACAGCCTGATCAAACAGGGCGCCCTGCTGGTCGAGGGCGCCGGCGACATCCTGCAGGAACTGGGGATCAGGCGAACCAACGGACCGCGGCAGCGGCCAATGCGGCCCGGCGCGGAGCTCGACCGGGAAGAATCGGCTGCCTACGACTGCATAACCGGCGAGCCGAAGCACATAGACGTGATCATGAATGAAAGCCGCCTGAGCGCCTCACGGCTGAGCGGCACGCTGATAACCCTCGAGCTCAAGGGCCTTGTGAAACAGCTGCCGGGGAAGTATTATGTGAGGGAAGCCTCATAG
- the nth gene encoding endonuclease III encodes MDRKTKTAEILKRLKKEYTGKPSTMLRFTTPLELLVATILSAQTTDVLVNKVTLPLFQKYRTAGDYAKTPPGEIALDIRSVNFYNTKAKNIHRMANLLQEKFGGMVPRTMEELVTLPGVARKTANIVLSAAFGIREGIAVDTHVTRLANRLGLTKQQDPVKIEQDLMAVTPKKDWGNLAYLLIFHGRAVCRAKKPDHGACVLFDICPSRNIP; translated from the coding sequence ATGGACAGGAAAACGAAAACAGCTGAGATCCTGAAGCGGCTCAAAAAAGAGTACACCGGAAAGCCGTCGACCATGCTCCGGTTCACCACGCCTCTCGAACTGCTGGTCGCGACGATCCTGTCGGCGCAGACCACCGACGTTCTAGTGAACAAGGTGACCCTTCCGCTGTTCCAAAAATACCGGACCGCAGGCGACTACGCGAAGACCCCTCCCGGAGAGATCGCTCTGGACATCAGGTCGGTCAACTTCTACAACACCAAGGCGAAGAACATTCACCGGATGGCGAACCTCCTTCAGGAAAAATTCGGCGGCATGGTGCCGCGGACCATGGAGGAGCTCGTTACGCTGCCCGGGGTCGCGCGGAAAACCGCCAACATCGTGCTCTCGGCGGCATTCGGCATCCGGGAAGGCATCGCGGTCGACACCCACGTAACGCGCCTTGCGAACCGTCTCGGCCTCACGAAGCAGCAGGACCCCGTCAAGATCGAGCAGGACCTCATGGCCGTGACGCCGAAAAAGGACTGGGGCAACCTGGCCTACCTGCTTATCTTCCATGGCAGGGCCGTGTGCCGGGCAAAAAAGCCGGACCATGGTGCATGCGTCCTGTTCGACATCTGTCCGTCGCGGAACATCCCCTGA